Proteins encoded by one window of Polaribacter haliotis:
- a CDS encoding lycopene cyclase family protein, producing MAKYDYIIAGGGCAGLSLLYRLLQDPVLQNRSILVIDKDDKKNNDRTWCFWEKEPGLFESIVHAKWNTLEFLSTDFQEKLDLGAYTYKMIQGIDFYNFIIDFAKKFSNVTFLQENIISINSVENLAILRTDNASYSAKYIFNSTSIFNPKITEENSLLQHFKGWVIKTKQPSFNPEVGRLMDFRVSQENGATFMYVLPTSTTEALVEYTLFSPTLLDKEKYSLELKKYISQELNIDTYEITHEEFGVIPMSLAKFNHNPQKNIVNLGTAGGFTKASSGYTFQFIQKNVAEIVANLKVDKNPNQPLSFTQKRFNWYDRTLIDVLLSKKLTGKDVFTKMFKKISAEKILAFLGNESTFLEDISIMKTLPLKPFLVSGIKQFKE from the coding sequence ATGGCAAAATACGATTACATAATTGCAGGTGGTGGTTGTGCAGGTTTAAGCCTGTTATATCGTCTTTTACAAGATCCTGTTTTACAGAATCGTTCAATTTTAGTTATTGATAAAGATGACAAGAAAAATAACGATAGAACTTGGTGTTTTTGGGAAAAAGAGCCAGGTTTATTTGAGTCGATTGTTCACGCAAAATGGAACACTTTAGAGTTTTTATCTACCGATTTTCAAGAAAAACTAGACTTGGGTGCTTACACTTACAAAATGATACAGGGTATAGATTTCTATAACTTTATAATCGATTTTGCGAAGAAATTTAGCAATGTTACTTTCTTACAAGAAAACATTATTTCTATAAATTCTGTTGAAAATTTAGCAATTTTAAGAACAGATAACGCTTCCTATTCAGCAAAATATATTTTTAATTCTACAAGTATTTTCAACCCAAAAATAACTGAGGAAAATTCACTTTTACAACATTTTAAAGGTTGGGTTATTAAAACAAAACAACCTTCTTTTAATCCAGAAGTTGGTCGTTTGATGGATTTTAGAGTTTCACAAGAAAATGGTGCCACTTTTATGTATGTTTTGCCAACTTCCACAACAGAAGCTTTAGTTGAATATACGTTGTTTAGTCCTACTCTATTGGATAAAGAAAAATATTCTTTAGAGTTAAAAAAGTACATCAGCCAAGAATTAAATATTGATACATATGAGATTACTCATGAAGAATTTGGAGTAATACCAATGTCTTTGGCGAAGTTTAACCATAATCCACAGAAAAACATCGTCAATTTAGGAACAGCAGGAGGATTTACAAAAGCTAGTAGTGGTTATACATTTCAATTTATTCAGAAAAATGTTGCAGAAATTGTAGCAAATTTAAAGGTTGATAAAAACCCAAATCAGCCATTATCCTTCACCCAAAAACGATTTAATTGGTATGACAGAACATTAATTGATGTTTTGTTATCAAAAAAATTAACAGGAAAAGATGTTTTTACTAAAATGTTTAAAAAAATATCCGCAGAAAAAATATTGGCTTTCTTAGGAAATGAAAGCACGTTTTTAGAGGATATTTCTATTATGAAAACCCTAC